CCTTTGAGCCATCAGGTAGCTCAGCCTTGTAGACCAGCCCATAACCTCCACAGCCAATGATATGATCCTTGTGAAAGTTCTTTGTAGCCTTCAGGAGATCGGCGACGGTGAGTTTGTTTTGTTCTCCCTTGCCTCGTGGAACCATCACCAAGGAGTATTCTGAATTGAGGTTTGAAGATGTCGCCtctatgtcattgttgttgttgctccacCTTTTGGTCAAGAAACTTGTGCCCCTGAGCAAGAAAAGGAGACGAGCCAGCAAGAAAAGAATGGCCACCCCTCCAAAAAATACACCAAATGCAAGTGCAAAAACacccttctttttctttcttctctGGGTGATCGGAGGTGTTTTTGCTGAGCTGCAATGGTTTACAAGCATATGACCGCACAATTTTGGGTTGCCATCAAAGCTAGAATTTGGAAACGTGCTAAGCTGGCCCACAGCTGGAATAGACCCTTCCAGGTCATTATTGGAAATGTTGAATTTTGAAAGGAAGTGCAGATTGCTTAATGCAGCTGGAATTTTACCAATGAGATGATTACCAGACAAGTCGAGCGTCTGCAGGCTCGTGAGGTTGCAGATCGCTTCTGGGATCTCTCCAGATAGTTGGTTAGAGCTCAGGTTGAGGAAAATGAGTCCTTTCAACTGACCAATCTTCTGAGGTATCATGCCAGTGAAGTTATTTATCCCTAGATTCAGTACTTTGGGAAAAGCACTGGGCATGAGATATTGCCTATATGGACTCTTATTATAAACAGGCAGCTCAAAGACCTTTGGTGCAGTTTTGTCTGACTTTAGCATTGGCATCTCCATTAAGTCACTGGGAATTTCCCCTGCAAGCCTGTTGTTTGTTATGTCTAGATAGAAGAGCAAGTTTAAGCTGCTGATCCAGTCAGGTATTGACCCAGTGAGGTGATTGTTGTGTAAAAACAGCATCCCCAAGTTGGGTAGCTTTGATAACCAATGAGGAATTGTTCCAGACAATGAACAATCATTCATGGAAAAGACCTGGAGATTGTCAAAACCATCAGTATTGACATCCTGTGGCATGGCCTCATGCATGAAGTTGAATCCAAGAAGAAGGGTGGTGAGGCTCTTGCAGCTCCTAAGGATCTGAAGTGTTCTTGTGATATCTGTAAGGTTGTTTTTAGCAAGTGATAGGAACGAGAGAGACTTCAGATTACCTATTCTTTCTGACAACTGGCCATGGAAATTGTTACTGGATAGCCGTAGTGCAGTCAGCCTACTGCAGGAGTATATGCTTTCTGGAACTGTGCCTGTTAAATTGTTGTAGAGAAGATCTAAAACTTTTAGATTGGGCAGGCCTGTGAAGTTGACCTTGGTAAGTTCTCCACTGAAGTTGTTGCTCTTGAGGTCAATTGTTACGAGATTAGTGCAGTTGCTGAGAGCTGATGGCAGCTCCCCTGACATGTTATTGTGCTCCAAATGCAGCTCCTCCAATCTCTTGAGGTCACCTATGGACTCTGGAATACTGCCGCTGAGCTCATTCCCCCCAAGATCAATGGTGACCAGATTCGTGAGCTTGCCGATGCCATTGATAGCTCCTTCTAAACCATTGCTAGGTAAAGAGAGGTGCTCTAGCGAGGTAACTTTGAAGAGCCCGTCGGGAAGAGTCCCAACGAGGTTGTTGTATCCAGCGCCAAACAGTTTCAGCGCGGAGCAGTTACTGAGCCCTGGAGGGATGTTTCCACTGAAATCGTTAAAACTGAGGTCGAGCACCGCCAAAGATGGCGCGCTCACACAGGGGGCAGTTGGTATCCGCCCGGTAAGGCTGTTGGTGCTGGCATTGAGCGCGACCAGGCTCTTCATCCCCTCCCATATAGCGGATGGAAACCTTCCTGTAAACAGGTTGCTCGAGATGTTGAGTACCTGCAGAGGCCGCGCAGGTGTCGATGGTGGCAGATCGCTCAGCCCTCCTGTGAGAAGGTTGAAGCTGACGTCAAGGACGACGATGCTGCTCGACGACACCAACTCCAGCGGCAAGCCGCCGGACAGCGAGTTGCGCGACAGGTTGAGGTGCAGGAGGCCGGTGAGGTTGCCAAGCGAGGACGGCGAGATGGACCCCTCGAGGCCCCGAGAAGCCAGCGAAACATCGGTGACCGCCCCATCGGGA
This genomic stretch from Hordeum vulgare subsp. vulgare chromosome 6H, MorexV3_pseudomolecules_assembly, whole genome shotgun sequence harbors:
- the LOC123406072 gene encoding tyrosine-sulfated glycopeptide receptor 1-like, yielding MQMQPHRCPDSRPLPLLLLLLLASLASPASSCTEQERSSLLRLLAGFSRDDGLAAAWRRDTDCCSWEGIACAGPDGAVTDVSLASRGLEGSISPSSLGNLTGLLHLNLSRNSLSGGLPLELVSSSSIVVLDVSFNLLTGGLSDLPPSTPARPLQVLNISSNLFTGRFPSAIWEGMKSLVALNASTNSLTGRIPTAPCVSAPSLAVLDLSFNDFSGNIPPGLSNCSALKLFGAGYNNLVGTLPDGLFKVTSLEHLSLPSNGLEGAINGIGKLTNLVTIDLGGNELSGSIPESIGDLKRLEELHLEHNNMSGELPSALSNCTNLVTIDLKSNNFSGELTKVNFTGLPNLKVLDLLYNNLTGTVPESIYSCSRLTALRLSSNNFHGQLSERIGNLKSLSFLSLAKNNLTDITRTLQILRSCKSLTTLLLGFNFMHEAMPQDVNTDGFDNLQVFSMNDCSLSGTIPHWLSKLPNLGMLFLHNNHLTGSIPDWISSLNLLFYLDITNNRLAGEIPSDLMEMPMLKSDKTAPKVFELPVYNKSPYRQYLMPSAFPKVLNLGINNFTGMIPQKIGQLKGLIFLNLSSNQLSGEIPEAICNLTSLQTLDLSGNHLIGKIPAALSNLHFLSKFNISNNDLEGSIPAVGQLSTFPNSSFDGNPKLCGHMLVNHCSSAKTPPITQRRKKKKGVFALAFGVFFGGVAILFLLARLLFLLRGTSFLTKRWSNNNNDIEATSSNLNSEYSLVMVPRGKGEQNKLTVADLLKATKNFHKDHIIGCGGYGLVYKAELPDGSKVAIKKLNSEMCLMEREFSAEVDALSMAQHDNLVPFWGYCIQGDSRLLIYSYMENGSLDDWLHNRDTDDNPFLDWPIRLKIAQGASQGLSYIHDGCKPHIVHRDIKSSNILLDKDFKAYVADFGLSRLIFPNRTHVTTELVGTLGYIPPEYGQGWVATLRGDMYSFGVVLLELVTGRRPVHICPRSKELVKWVQEMRSKGEQIEVLDPALRGTGYEEQMLKVVEVACQCVNHNPGMRPAIQEVVAFLNSIDANLQRQNSASSQCR